Proteins from one Ramlibacter sp. PS4R-6 genomic window:
- the glnL gene encoding nitrogen regulation protein NR(II), with amino-acid sequence MRTTSPASSGNWRASTASNDTPAATAAAQRFQSLDLLATLVAVVAADGAVLFANSALEDALGISRRAIEGTAFPACFTDPTALQNALAGAHSNEFAALRYDAWLVRTAGNAEPLQVHVVVAQTDTPGEFVVELLPLEAQARQDREERMLGQAQANKELIRNLAHEIKNPLGGIRGAAQLLEMEIESRELKEYTKVIIHEADRLQTLVDRLLAPHRRPHVVGDVNIHEVCERVRSLIVVEFPKGLKVVRDYDISIPDFRGDREQLIQAVLNVAHNACEALTERIAAGDAQLVFRTRIARQVTFGKQRYRLALELHVIDNGPGVPEAIRDRIFFPLVSGREGGSGLGLTLAQTFVQQHHGLIECESVPGRTDFQILIPLP; translated from the coding sequence CGCATCAACCGCCAGTAACGACACGCCGGCCGCGACCGCCGCGGCCCAACGCTTCCAGTCCCTGGACCTGCTGGCCACGCTCGTGGCCGTCGTCGCCGCCGACGGGGCGGTCCTCTTCGCCAATTCCGCCCTCGAAGACGCGCTGGGCATCTCGCGCCGGGCCATCGAGGGCACGGCCTTTCCCGCCTGCTTCACCGACCCGACCGCGCTGCAGAACGCATTGGCCGGCGCGCACAGCAACGAGTTCGCGGCGCTGCGCTACGACGCCTGGCTCGTGCGCACGGCCGGCAACGCCGAGCCGCTGCAGGTCCACGTCGTCGTGGCCCAGACCGACACGCCCGGCGAATTCGTGGTGGAACTCCTGCCCCTGGAGGCGCAGGCCCGGCAGGACCGCGAAGAGCGCATGCTGGGCCAGGCGCAGGCCAACAAGGAACTCATTCGCAACCTGGCGCACGAGATCAAGAACCCGCTGGGCGGCATCCGCGGCGCGGCGCAGCTGCTCGAGATGGAGATCGAGTCGCGGGAGCTGAAGGAATACACGAAGGTCATCATCCACGAGGCCGACCGCCTGCAGACGCTGGTGGACCGCCTGCTGGCGCCGCACCGCCGCCCGCACGTGGTGGGCGACGTCAACATCCACGAGGTGTGCGAGCGTGTCCGTTCGCTGATCGTCGTGGAGTTCCCCAAGGGCCTGAAGGTCGTGCGCGACTACGACATCTCGATCCCCGACTTCCGCGGCGACCGCGAACAGTTGATCCAGGCGGTGCTGAATGTCGCGCACAACGCCTGCGAGGCGCTCACGGAACGCATCGCCGCCGGCGACGCGCAGCTGGTGTTCCGCACGCGCATCGCGCGGCAGGTGACTTTCGGAAAGCAGCGGTACCGACTGGCACTGGAATTGCATGTCATCGATAACGGGCCAGGGGTGCCCGAGGCGATCCGCGATCGCATCTTCTTCCCGCTGGTGTCGGGGCGGGAGGGCGGTTCGGGCCTCGGGCTCACGCTGGCGCAGACGTTCGTGCAGCAGCATCATGGGTTGATCGAATGCGAAAGCGTTCCGGGAAGGACGGACTTCCAGATCCTGATCCCGCTGCCCTGA
- the ntrC gene encoding nitrogen regulation protein NR(I): MKPIWIVDDDQSIRFVLEKALMREDLPSRSFTNAREVLAALEAGEEGPQVLVSDIRMPGGSGLDLLTKVKEKLPGLPVIIMTAFSDLDSAVSAFQGGAFEYLPKPFDLPKAIELIRRAVEESQREEVAEQAMATAPEMLGQAPAMQDVFRAIGRLSQSNVTVMITGESGTGKELVARALHKHSPRANGPFVAINTAAIPKDLLESELFGHERGAFTGAQTMRRGRFEQAEGGTLFLDEIGDMPFDLQTRLLRVLSDGHFYRVGGHNAVKANVRVIAATHQDLEQRVKEGNFREDLFHRLNVIRLRLPPLRERREDISTLARHFLQQSAKQLGVEPKRISDAALTQLSNFAFPGNVRQLENICHWLTVMAPAQSIEPKDLPPEVVPGNADATLAARPAVLAAIAAPAADAPPAGNGKSMPASWEAGLEAEALELLLAGRHDVWEALSKRFESRLILTALANTRGRRIEAAQKLGIGRNTITRKIQELGLE, translated from the coding sequence TTGAAGCCGATCTGGATCGTTGACGATGACCAATCCATCCGCTTCGTGCTGGAGAAGGCGCTCATGCGCGAGGACCTGCCCTCGCGCAGCTTCACCAACGCGCGCGAGGTGCTGGCCGCGCTCGAAGCCGGCGAGGAGGGGCCGCAGGTCCTGGTGAGCGACATCCGCATGCCGGGCGGCTCAGGCCTGGACTTGCTCACGAAGGTGAAGGAAAAGCTGCCGGGCCTGCCCGTCATCATCATGACGGCGTTCTCCGACCTCGACAGCGCCGTCTCGGCCTTCCAGGGCGGCGCCTTCGAGTACCTGCCCAAGCCTTTCGATCTGCCCAAGGCGATCGAGTTGATCCGCCGCGCGGTGGAGGAAAGCCAGCGCGAGGAAGTCGCCGAACAGGCCATGGCCACTGCGCCCGAGATGCTGGGGCAGGCGCCCGCGATGCAGGACGTCTTCCGCGCCATCGGCCGTTTGTCGCAGAGCAACGTCACGGTGATGATCACGGGCGAGTCCGGCACGGGCAAGGAGCTGGTCGCTCGCGCGCTGCACAAGCACTCGCCGCGCGCGAACGGGCCGTTCGTGGCGATCAACACGGCCGCGATCCCCAAAGATCTGCTCGAGTCCGAACTCTTCGGCCACGAGCGCGGCGCATTCACGGGCGCGCAAACGATGCGCCGCGGCCGTTTCGAACAAGCCGAAGGCGGCACGCTGTTCCTGGACGAGATCGGCGACATGCCGTTCGACCTGCAGACGCGCCTGTTGCGCGTGCTGTCGGACGGCCACTTCTACCGCGTGGGCGGGCACAACGCGGTGAAGGCCAACGTGCGCGTGATCGCCGCCACCCACCAGGACCTGGAGCAGCGCGTCAAGGAAGGCAACTTCCGCGAGGACCTGTTCCACCGCCTCAACGTCATCCGCCTGCGCCTGCCGCCGCTGCGTGAGCGGCGCGAGGACATCTCGACGCTCGCGCGCCACTTCCTGCAGCAAAGCGCGAAGCAGCTGGGCGTGGAACCCAAGCGCATCTCCGACGCCGCGCTCACGCAGCTGTCCAACTTTGCCTTCCCCGGCAACGTGCGCCAGCTGGAGAACATCTGCCACTGGCTCACCGTGATGGCGCCGGCGCAATCGATCGAGCCGAAGGACCTGCCTCCGGAAGTCGTCCCGGGCAATGCCGATGCGACCCTGGCGGCGCGGCCCGCGGTGCTCGCTGCGATTGCCGCGCCCGCGGCGGATGCGCCGCCGGCCGGCAACGGCAAGTCCATGCCGGCGAGCTGGGAGGCGGGACTGGAGGCGGAGGCGCTGGAGCTGCTCCTCGCCGGCCGTCACGACGTGTGGGAAGCGCTGTCGAAGCGCTTCGAGTCGCGCCTGATCCTCACCGCGCTGGCCAACACGCGGGGCCGCCGCATCGAGGCCGCGCAGAAGCTCGGCATCGGCCGCAACACCATCACGCGCAAGATTCAGGAGCTGGGGCTGGAGTAG
- the xth gene encoding exodeoxyribonuclease III has product MKITTWNVNSLTARLQHVLDWTAANPVDVLCLQELKLTDDKFPLDALKAAGYEHCAVFGQKTYNGVAILSRHPLHSVVKNIVGYDDEHSRVVTATVDSPAGDVRVVNGYFVNGQAPGTDKFEYKMSWLRGLRDYMRTQVDGHEKLLLLGDFNIAPEDRDSFDPIGLKDTIHHTVEERDHFRKLCELGLADSFRLFEQPEKSYSWWDYRMLGYQKNRGLRIDHILVSEGVKPRVKGCTIDRTPRKWEKPSDHAPVTVELQ; this is encoded by the coding sequence ATGAAGATCACGACCTGGAACGTCAACTCGCTGACCGCACGCCTGCAGCACGTCCTGGACTGGACGGCCGCGAACCCCGTGGACGTGCTGTGCCTGCAGGAGCTCAAGCTCACCGACGACAAGTTCCCGCTGGACGCGTTGAAGGCTGCGGGCTATGAGCACTGCGCGGTGTTCGGGCAGAAGACGTACAACGGCGTCGCGATCCTGTCGCGGCATCCCCTTCATTCGGTCGTGAAGAACATCGTCGGCTACGACGACGAGCATTCGCGCGTGGTCACGGCCACGGTCGATTCGCCCGCCGGTGACGTGCGCGTGGTCAACGGCTATTTCGTCAACGGCCAGGCGCCCGGCACCGACAAGTTCGAGTACAAGATGTCGTGGCTGCGCGGCCTGCGTGACTACATGCGCACGCAAGTGGACGGGCACGAAAAGCTCCTGCTGCTCGGAGATTTCAACATCGCGCCGGAGGACCGGGACTCCTTCGACCCCATCGGCTTGAAGGACACGATCCACCACACGGTGGAAGAGCGCGACCACTTCCGCAAGCTGTGCGAGCTGGGCCTGGCCGACAGCTTCCGCTTGTTCGAGCAGCCCGAGAAGAGCTACAGCTGGTGGGACTACCGCATGCTGGGCTACCAGAAGAACCGCGGCCTGCGCATCGACCACATCCTGGTGAGCGAAGGCGTGAAGCCCCGTGTGAAGGGCTGCACGATCGACCGGACGCCGCGCAAGTGGGAGAAGCCGAGCGACCACGCGCCCGTCACCGTGGAACTGCAGTAA
- a CDS encoding DUF4337 domain-containing protein gives MSGHGFHVHGPHDHELEHATQHAASHGEAGGGMINQIAMFTAVIATIGAIFAYMGGATQANAGLYKNNAAIKKTEASNQWNYFQAKSTKQSLAEVSRDLAPNAADKEKYQAKIDRYEKEKKEIQANAEKIEADAKDWDKQSDAQMHLHHRWAQATTALQVAIALAAIALLTKKKWLEWGMFGMGAIGVAIGALAVFHV, from the coding sequence ATGTCCGGACACGGTTTCCACGTCCACGGCCCGCACGACCACGAGCTCGAACACGCCACGCAGCACGCGGCGTCGCACGGCGAGGCCGGCGGCGGGATGATCAACCAGATCGCGATGTTCACCGCGGTCATCGCCACCATCGGCGCGATCTTCGCGTACATGGGCGGTGCCACGCAGGCCAACGCCGGCCTGTACAAGAACAACGCCGCGATCAAGAAGACCGAGGCGTCCAACCAGTGGAACTACTTCCAGGCCAAGAGCACGAAGCAGTCGCTGGCGGAAGTCTCGCGCGACCTCGCGCCCAATGCCGCCGACAAGGAAAAGTACCAGGCCAAGATCGACCGGTACGAAAAGGAAAAGAAGGAGATCCAGGCCAACGCCGAGAAGATCGAGGCCGACGCCAAGGACTGGGACAAGCAGAGCGATGCGCAGATGCACCTGCACCACCGCTGGGCCCAGGCGACCACGGCGCTGCAGGTGGCGATCGCGCTCGCGGCCATCGCGCTGCTCACCAAGAAGAAGTGGCTGGAGTGGGGCATGTTCGGCATGGGCGCCATCGGCGTCGCGATCGGGGCCCTCGCCGTCTTCCACGTCTGA
- a CDS encoding dihydrofolate reductase, with protein MKLGVIYARAANGVIGKGGVLPWHLPEDLAHFKELTLGCPVVMGRKTWESLPPRFRPLPGRRNIVVTRNAQWQAQGAERAASLPEALALCAGEPQVWVIGGAEIFAQALPLSHVAEVTEIARDYEGDVYAPPLGPEWAETKRERHGSAAGFDYSFVTYTKA; from the coding sequence ATGAAGCTCGGTGTGATCTACGCGCGCGCCGCCAACGGCGTGATCGGCAAGGGCGGCGTGCTGCCCTGGCACCTGCCCGAGGACCTGGCGCACTTCAAGGAGCTGACGCTCGGCTGCCCGGTCGTGATGGGCCGCAAGACCTGGGAGTCGCTCCCCCCGCGCTTTCGCCCCCTGCCCGGGCGGCGCAACATCGTCGTCACGCGCAACGCGCAGTGGCAGGCGCAAGGCGCGGAACGCGCCGCCTCCCTGCCCGAAGCCCTTGCGCTTTGCGCGGGCGAGCCGCAGGTGTGGGTGATCGGCGGGGCGGAAATCTTCGCGCAGGCGCTGCCGCTGTCGCATGTGGCGGAAGTCACCGAGATCGCCCGCGATTACGAAGGCGACGTGTACGCGCCGCCGCTCGGGCCGGAATGGGCGGAAACGAAGCGTGAGCGTCACGGTTCCGCCGCCGGCTTCGACTACAGTTTCGTCACCTACACCAAAGCCTGA
- a CDS encoding thymidylate synthase has protein sequence MTRPVRSQYEDFMRHVYTHGTPKTDRTGTGTRSVFGYQMRFDLAEGFPLVTTKKVHLKSIIYELLWFLKGSSDNNWLRERGVTIWDEWAREDGDLGPVYGVQWRSWPTPDGGHIDQIAQAIETIRKNPDSRRIIVSAWNVSDIPKMALAPCHAFFQFYVADGKLSCQLYQRSADIFLGVPFNIASYALLTHMTAQQCDLAVGDFVWTGGDCHIYSNHHEQVELQLSRAPYPYPMLNIKRKPPSIFEYEYEDFEVLEYQCHPAIKAPVAV, from the coding sequence ATGACGCGCCCGGTCCGCAGCCAGTACGAAGACTTCATGCGCCATGTGTACACGCATGGCACCCCCAAGACGGACCGCACCGGCACCGGCACGCGCAGTGTCTTCGGCTACCAGATGCGCTTCGACCTGGCCGAGGGCTTCCCGCTCGTCACGACCAAGAAGGTCCACCTCAAGTCGATCATCTACGAGCTGCTGTGGTTCCTCAAGGGCTCCAGCGACAACAACTGGCTGCGCGAGCGCGGCGTGACGATCTGGGACGAATGGGCACGCGAGGACGGCGACCTGGGCCCGGTCTACGGCGTGCAGTGGCGCAGCTGGCCCACGCCGGATGGCGGGCACATCGACCAGATCGCCCAAGCCATCGAGACCATCAGGAAGAACCCCGATTCGCGCCGCATCATCGTGAGCGCGTGGAACGTGTCCGACATCCCGAAGATGGCGCTGGCGCCCTGCCACGCCTTCTTCCAGTTCTATGTGGCCGACGGCAAGCTTTCCTGCCAGCTGTACCAGCGCAGCGCCGACATCTTCCTGGGCGTGCCGTTCAACATCGCCAGCTACGCGCTGCTCACGCACATGACGGCGCAGCAGTGCGACCTGGCCGTGGGCGACTTCGTGTGGACGGGCGGCGACTGCCACATCTACAGCAACCACCACGAGCAGGTGGAGCTGCAGCTGTCGCGCGCGCCCTACCCCTACCCGATGCTGAACATCAAGCGCAAGCCGCCCTCGATCTTCGAGTACGAGTACGAGGACTTCGAGGTGCTCGAGTACCAGTGCCATCCGGCGATCAAGGCGCCCGTCGCGGTCTAG
- a CDS encoding FAD-binding oxidoreductase yields the protein MNPLLERLRAIVGAQHVITEGDLSAWEQDWRKRMRGKALAVVRPGSTQEVAAVVRACVEAGTSLVPQGGNTGMVVGATPDESGTQVVLSLTRMNAIRGVDAGNLTMTVEAGCVLQAVQDAAEKAGFLFPLSLAAEGSCTIGGNLATNAGGTQVVRYGNARELCLGLEVVNAQGDVWNGLAGLRKDNTGYDLRDLFIGSEGTLGVITAATLKLYPLPAATLTAWAAVPSVEEAVRLLGMAHRELGAGLTGFEMMGSFALSLVAKHFPQMRVPFHEQSPFCVLLENSDHESELHARVQFERLLETAMEEGCVTDAVVAENLTQAHQLWHIRESIPLAQAEEGLNIKHDISVPVSRIPAFCRETDDLLRQAIPGVRLVNFGHLGDGNLHYNVQAPEGGDPPAFLRDWEEKVNAIVHDSVQRSGGSISAEHGIGSLKVDKLPKYKDPAALAMMRAIKKALDPKNLMNPGRVVRT from the coding sequence ATGAACCCATTGCTTGAGCGCCTGCGCGCCATCGTCGGCGCGCAGCACGTGATCACCGAGGGCGACCTGTCCGCCTGGGAGCAGGACTGGCGCAAGCGCATGCGCGGCAAGGCGCTGGCGGTCGTGCGGCCGGGGTCCACGCAGGAGGTCGCGGCCGTGGTGCGTGCGTGCGTCGAAGCGGGAACGAGCCTCGTCCCGCAGGGCGGCAACACGGGCATGGTGGTGGGCGCGACGCCCGACGAAAGCGGCACGCAGGTCGTCCTGAGCCTCACGCGCATGAACGCGATCCGCGGCGTCGACGCCGGCAACCTCACGATGACCGTGGAGGCGGGGTGCGTGCTGCAGGCCGTGCAGGACGCGGCGGAGAAGGCCGGATTCCTCTTTCCCCTGAGCCTGGCCGCCGAGGGCAGCTGCACCATCGGCGGCAACCTCGCGACGAATGCTGGGGGCACGCAGGTCGTGCGCTACGGCAACGCGCGTGAGCTGTGCCTGGGGCTCGAAGTCGTCAACGCGCAGGGCGACGTGTGGAACGGCCTGGCGGGCCTGCGCAAGGACAACACCGGGTACGACCTGCGCGACCTGTTCATCGGCAGCGAAGGCACGCTGGGGGTGATCACCGCCGCTACCCTCAAGCTGTATCCCCTCCCCGCGGCCACGCTCACGGCGTGGGCGGCGGTGCCCAGCGTAGAAGAAGCCGTGCGGCTGCTCGGCATGGCCCACCGCGAACTCGGGGCTGGCCTGACGGGTTTCGAGATGATGGGCTCCTTCGCCCTGTCGCTGGTGGCGAAGCACTTCCCGCAGATGCGCGTGCCGTTCCACGAGCAATCGCCCTTCTGCGTGCTGCTGGAGAACTCCGACCATGAATCCGAGCTGCATGCGCGCGTGCAGTTCGAGCGGCTGCTGGAGACGGCGATGGAGGAAGGCTGCGTGACGGACGCCGTGGTCGCCGAGAACCTCACGCAGGCGCACCAGCTCTGGCACATCCGCGAGAGCATCCCGCTGGCGCAGGCCGAAGAGGGCCTGAACATCAAGCACGACATCTCGGTGCCCGTCTCGCGCATCCCGGCGTTCTGCCGCGAAACGGACGACCTGCTGCGGCAGGCCATCCCCGGCGTGCGGCTGGTGAACTTCGGCCACCTGGGCGACGGCAACCTGCACTACAACGTGCAGGCGCCCGAAGGCGGCGACCCGCCGGCCTTCCTGCGCGATTGGGAAGAGAAGGTCAATGCCATCGTGCACGACTCCGTCCAGCGCTCGGGCGGCTCGATCAGCGCCGAACACGGCATCGGCAGCCTGAAGGTGGACAAGCTGCCCAAGTACAAGGACCCGGCGGCGCTCGCGATGATGCGGGCCATCAAGAAGGCGCTGGACCCCAAGAACCTGATGAACCCCGGCCGCGTCGTTCGCACATAA
- a CDS encoding DUF2069 domain-containing protein: MQSLSSPPAGAPLPVEATRWSAVLALLALIALSVGWEMWIAPIRPGGSPVLAAVKALPLCIPLAGLLRRRMYTYRWLSLLVWLYFAEGVVRAWSETGISALLALLEIALTLVLFTACALHVRLRLKSRHEPIA; encoded by the coding sequence ATGCAGTCCCTTTCGTCCCCTCCGGCCGGTGCGCCGCTTCCCGTCGAAGCCACGCGCTGGAGCGCGGTGCTGGCGCTGCTCGCGCTCATCGCCCTGAGCGTCGGCTGGGAAATGTGGATCGCGCCGATCCGGCCCGGCGGCTCCCCGGTGCTGGCCGCCGTCAAGGCGCTGCCGCTGTGCATCCCCCTCGCCGGCTTGCTGCGGCGGCGCATGTACACCTACCGCTGGCTGAGCCTGCTGGTGTGGCTGTATTTCGCCGAGGGCGTGGTGCGCGCCTGGAGCGAAACCGGCATCTCGGCGCTGCTGGCGCTGCTGGAGATCGCGCTGACCCTCGTCCTTTTCACCGCCTGTGCGCTGCACGTGCGGCTTCGCCTGAAGTCCCGCCATGAACCCATTGCTTGA
- a CDS encoding YihY family inner membrane protein — MQPREFLDHAKSFPWASTGRTLLERFREDRLGLQASSLTFTTTMALVPFFTVALAVFTAFPMFSKLQTALQAWLVQSVIPDAIARQVLGYLTQFAAKASRLGVVGVAALFFTAIALVLTIDRTLNGIWRVKRQRPIGQRVLMYWAVMTLAPLVLGASLSMSSSVIAASRGFVGGMPGALQVLFDIIEFFLFVVGLTALYRYVPHTHVQTKHALAGGLFAATGIEVARRLLAFYLGKVPTYSLIYGAFATLPILLLWIYIAWLIVLWGAVIAAYMPSLLAHQRRPGTAAGWRFELALDTLRALAAVRDKPAKGLSAHELTSQLQVDALQLEPVLETLVALDWIGTVNEVQDATSSRYVLLANPADTPVAPLAERLLLARTDATKRFWERIATPAVPLKDVL, encoded by the coding sequence ATGCAGCCCCGCGAGTTCCTCGATCACGCCAAGAGTTTCCCGTGGGCTTCCACGGGCCGCACGCTGCTGGAGCGCTTCCGCGAGGACCGCCTCGGCCTGCAGGCCAGCAGCCTCACGTTCACGACGACGATGGCGCTGGTGCCCTTCTTCACCGTCGCGCTCGCGGTGTTCACGGCGTTCCCCATGTTCAGCAAGCTGCAGACGGCGCTGCAGGCCTGGCTGGTGCAAAGCGTGATCCCGGACGCCATCGCCCGGCAGGTGCTGGGCTACCTGACCCAGTTCGCGGCCAAGGCCAGCCGCCTCGGCGTCGTCGGCGTGGCTGCTCTGTTCTTCACGGCCATTGCGCTCGTGCTGACCATCGACCGCACGCTCAACGGCATCTGGCGCGTCAAGCGCCAGCGCCCCATCGGCCAGCGCGTGCTGATGTACTGGGCCGTGATGACGCTGGCGCCGCTGGTGCTGGGCGCCTCGCTCAGCATGTCGTCGTCGGTCATCGCCGCGTCGCGCGGCTTCGTCGGCGGCATGCCGGGCGCGCTGCAGGTGCTGTTCGACATCATCGAGTTCTTCCTGTTCGTCGTGGGGCTCACGGCGCTGTACCGCTACGTGCCGCACACGCACGTGCAGACCAAGCACGCGCTCGCGGGCGGGCTCTTCGCGGCGACGGGCATCGAGGTCGCGCGGCGGCTGCTCGCGTTCTACCTGGGCAAGGTGCCCACCTATTCGCTGATCTACGGCGCCTTCGCCACCTTGCCGATCCTGCTGCTGTGGATCTACATCGCCTGGCTGATCGTGCTGTGGGGCGCGGTGATTGCGGCCTACATGCCCAGCCTGCTCGCGCACCAGCGCCGCCCGGGCACGGCGGCGGGCTGGCGCTTCGAGCTGGCGCTCGACACCTTGCGGGCGCTCGCCGCCGTGCGCGACAAGCCCGCGAAAGGGCTGTCGGCGCACGAACTCACCAGCCAGCTGCAGGTGGACGCGCTGCAGCTCGAACCGGTGCTGGAAACGCTCGTCGCGCTCGACTGGATCGGCACGGTCAACGAGGTGCAGGACGCGACGAGCTCGCGCTACGTGCTGCTCGCCAACCCCGCCGACACGCCGGTGGCGCCGCTGGCCGAGCGCCTGCTGCTCGCGCGCACCGACGCGACTAAGCGCTTCTGGGAGCGCATCGCCACCCCCGCGGTCCCCTTGAAGGACGTCCTCTGA
- a CDS encoding class I adenylate-forming enzyme family protein, whose translation MNIPGRPIPTTFEYVEALALREPRRLALVQDHQSWTYQALHSDLVRLVRVLHSLGVKRGDRVAVGTQGLQAGLALLIAAENLGAVTTCFLPEKDPDAQAVFGLVDWVFSDLPQSPPATVRNVLLDAAFVARLQAVAADDPTPLPRVALALDEPQRISRTSGSSGRSKFMLLKRQAQEHWVRTGAENGGYRPESRLLVAGPLVMNAIFARASACLRMGAAVLDLSRSGLAGHEITHILALPALLEEVLKSLPAGYAPRNRVEVQSIGGFVPPHLREKATRVFGGRLSSRYGANETTGICDDLDADGVGVVSPGVDLRILDEQGRELPLGRLGVIAVRTPGMVEGYIGDEEATRQAFRDGWFVSGDWGTLVAPRMLRLAGRYDDLLVVGGLKVPANEVETQARDMAGATDCAAFAVNLEGGDITLGIALVVPPSTDRAAARARIEKGLQVGASTNARILFLDAIPRMGNGKIDRVALHRLFESPPAGSL comes from the coding sequence ATGAACATCCCCGGCCGGCCCATCCCGACGACCTTCGAATACGTCGAGGCCCTTGCGCTGCGCGAGCCCCGGCGCCTGGCCCTCGTGCAGGACCACCAGAGCTGGACCTACCAGGCGCTTCATTCGGACCTGGTGCGCCTCGTGCGCGTGCTGCACTCGCTCGGCGTCAAGCGCGGCGACCGCGTGGCGGTGGGGACGCAAGGCCTGCAGGCCGGCCTGGCGCTGCTCATCGCGGCGGAGAACCTGGGCGCCGTCACCACCTGCTTCCTGCCCGAGAAGGACCCCGACGCGCAGGCCGTGTTCGGCCTCGTCGACTGGGTGTTCAGCGACCTCCCGCAAAGCCCGCCGGCGACGGTGCGCAACGTGCTCCTCGATGCCGCGTTCGTCGCGCGCCTGCAGGCAGTGGCCGCGGACGACCCGACGCCGCTGCCGCGCGTGGCGCTGGCGCTGGACGAGCCCCAGCGCATCTCGCGCACCTCGGGCTCGTCGGGCCGGTCCAAGTTCATGCTGCTCAAGCGCCAGGCGCAGGAGCATTGGGTGCGCACCGGCGCGGAAAACGGGGGCTACCGGCCCGAATCGCGGCTGCTCGTGGCGGGCCCGCTGGTGATGAACGCGATCTTCGCACGTGCCAGCGCCTGCCTGCGCATGGGCGCGGCGGTGCTGGACCTGAGCCGCTCGGGGCTGGCCGGGCACGAGATCACGCACATCCTCGCGCTGCCCGCGTTGCTGGAGGAGGTGCTCAAGTCGCTGCCGGCCGGCTATGCGCCGCGCAACCGCGTCGAGGTGCAATCCATCGGCGGCTTCGTGCCGCCGCACCTGCGCGAGAAGGCCACGCGCGTGTTCGGCGGGCGTCTCTCCAGCCGCTACGGCGCCAACGAAACGACGGGCATCTGCGACGACCTCGACGCCGATGGCGTGGGCGTGGTGAGCCCCGGCGTCGACTTGCGCATCCTCGACGAGCAGGGGCGCGAGCTGCCGCTGGGCCGGCTCGGCGTGATCGCCGTGCGCACGCCGGGCATGGTCGAGGGCTACATCGGCGACGAGGAGGCGACGAGGCAGGCCTTCCGCGACGGCTGGTTCGTGTCGGGCGACTGGGGCACGCTGGTCGCGCCGCGCATGCTGCGGCTGGCGGGCCGCTACGACGACCTGCTGGTCGTCGGCGGCCTGAAGGTGCCCGCGAACGAAGTCGAAACGCAGGCTCGCGACATGGCGGGCGCCACGGATTGCGCGGCCTTCGCCGTGAACCTGGAGGGCGGCGACATCACGCTGGGCATCGCCCTCGTCGTGCCGCCGTCCACGGACCGCGCGGCGGCCCGAGCCCGGATCGAGAAGGGCCTGCAGGTGGGCGCGTCCACCAACGCGCGCATCCTGTTCCTCGACGCCATCCCGCGCATGGGCAACGGCAAGATCGACCGCGTGGCCCTGCACCGCCTGTTCGAATCGCCGCCCGCCGGCAGCCTCTGA